In the genome of Enterococcus hirae ATCC 9790, one region contains:
- the rpe gene encoding ribulose-phosphate 3-epimerase, whose protein sequence is MKIAPSILSADFSNLQRDIELVEKGGADYIHVDVMDGQFVPNITFGPNIVQAIRPITKLPLDVHLMIVDPEKYIPAFAKAGADIITVHVEATPHIHRALQMMKDLGVKSGVVINPGTPITMIKHVLPIADQVLVMTVNPGFGGQSFIEETVEKIAELSELREQNNWHYSIEVDGGIVPETAQICQKAGADVFVAGSYIYNSEDPVGQINQLKEALK, encoded by the coding sequence ATGAAAATAGCACCATCTATCTTAAGCGCAGATTTTTCTAATTTACAAAGAGACATCGAACTAGTAGAAAAAGGAGGGGCAGATTACATCCATGTAGATGTAATGGATGGACAATTTGTTCCAAATATTACATTTGGTCCCAATATCGTACAAGCTATTCGACCAATTACTAAGTTACCACTAGACGTGCATTTGATGATTGTTGACCCGGAAAAATATATTCCGGCGTTTGCGAAGGCTGGAGCAGATATCATCACGGTGCATGTGGAAGCCACTCCACACATTCATCGAGCATTGCAAATGATGAAAGATCTAGGCGTGAAATCAGGAGTCGTGATTAATCCAGGCACACCTATAACGATGATCAAACATGTTTTACCGATAGCAGATCAGGTCTTAGTGATGACTGTTAACCCAGGATTTGGTGGACAAAGTTTCATTGAAGAAACGGTAGAGAAAATTGCTGAATTATCAGAATTACGCGAGCAAAATAATTGGCATTATTCCATTGAAGTAGATGGCGGTATCGTTCCTGAAACCGCACAAATTTGTCAAAAAGCTGGAGCAGATGTTTTCGTTGCCGGTTCTTATATCTATAACTCAGAAGATCCAGTGGGTCAAATCAACCAGTTAAAAGAGGCATTGAAATAA